The following are from one region of the Tachysurus fulvidraco isolate hzauxx_2018 chromosome 24, HZAU_PFXX_2.0, whole genome shotgun sequence genome:
- the znf598 gene encoding E3 ubiquitin-protein ligase ZNF598 isoform X2, whose protein sequence is MRKQHELFCCKLCAKHLKIFPYERKWYNRKELARHRTQGDPDDTSHRGHPLCKFCDDRYLDNDELLKHLRRDHYFCHFCDADGAQEYYCDYRDLSDHFRERHFLCEEGRCSTEQFTHAFRTEIDYKAHKAAAHSKNRAEARQNRQIDIQFNYALRQQRRNDGLVSADDYEEVDRFNRQGRSGRGRPQGVHQNVRSWRYNREEEDKDLAAAIQASQAARRQAERGQVHERVQKPRKEEPVESDELRANRGAVKPPIDMQGRLMKNNVPMKVEDFPVLRAGASPPPIQNMVKPTPVSLKEDDFPSLVHSGTMGSAPMTPAYVPQARKPSSFQEEDFPALVSKIKPHKPQENTTSAWSQVGSKAGVLHNNKPVVLPTKMHSHSANVFSSSDPPPSSAIPQTHASRRKKKLTSSQSTKTTSKFRSPVSSDDEDPKAGKMVQEICAIPTMLDISSLLTVKTGSSQPSNKNSKKKKQPSDAPFGTSTNNMESVITVAHKENVPEAKPPDHLPKGTVVPKSNMFINGFREKSKETKDPIIPEEPPAPKKQPLSEPPAVPAEEDFPALITKKPPPGFKNTFSVKNVQTVLPPPPPPGLGPVISKPPPGFTGVLLNNNIAERSVPVTNRPASSHGTYHMPENFKQRNMELIQSIQNFLQNDESKFTEFKNYSGQFRQGLISAAQYHKSCHELLGENFSRVFNELLVLLPDTQKQQELLTAHTDFKAMEKQQLGLKGKKNKKKAWQTCTSNNSLDLDCEVCYICKQVLAPKDSSAHKTLHIGEDDFPSLQAISKIIS, encoded by the exons ATGCGGAAGCAGCATGAGCTCTTTTGCTGCAAATTATGTGCTAAGCACTTGAAG ATATTCCCTTATGAGAGGAAGTGGTACAACCGCAAAGAACTGGCTCGACATCGGACGCAAGGGGACCCGGACGACACGTCTCATCGTGGCCATCCGCTCTGTAAATTTTGCGATGACCGATATCTGGATAATGACGAACTGCTTAAACACTTAAGGCGTGACCACtacttttgccatttttgtgATGCAGATGGAGCACAAGAATACTATTG TGATTACCGTGATCTCAGCGATCACTTCAGAGAAAGACATTTTCTGTGCGAGGAAGGTCGCTGCAGTACAGAGCAGTTCACACATGCCTTCCGGACAGAGATCGACTACAAAGCCCATAAAGCTGCTGCTCACAGTAAGAACCGGGCTGAGGCCCGCCAAAACCGGCAGATTGACATACAGTTCAACTACGCCCTACGCCAGCAGAGAAGGAACGATG gtcTAGTGAGTGCTGATGATTATGAGGAAGTCGATCGGTTCAACAGACAAGGGCGCTCTGGAAGAGGAAGACCCCAGGGGGTTCACCAGAATGTAAGAAGCTGGAGGTACAATAG agaggaagaggacaaGGACCTGGCTGCTGCTATTCAGGCCTCACAGGCTGCACGCcgacaggcagagagaggaCAAGTTCACGAGAGAGTCCAAAAACCACGCAAAGAGGAGCCGGTGGAGAGCGATGAGTTAAGAGCCAATCGGGGTGCAGTCAAACCTCCTATTGACATGCAAG gTCGCTTGATGAAGAACAATGTCCCAATGAAGGTTGAAGACTTCCCAGTATTAAGAGCTGGAGCATCACCACCGCCTATTCAGAA CATGGTGAAACCCACTCCTGTCTCATTGAAAGAAGATGATTTCCCTAGCCTGGTGCATTCTGGCACAATGGGTTCAGCCCCAATGACCCCAGCATATGTGCCACAAGCTAGAAAACCTTCTTCTTTCCAAGAGGAGGACTTCCCTGCACTTGTCTCAAAGATCAAACCTCATAAGCCTCAGGAGAATACAACATCCGCTTGGTCGCAAGTAGGAAGTAAAGCTGGTGTACTCCATAATAATAAGCCTGTGGTTCTGCCGACGAAGATGCACTCGCACTCCGCCAATGTGTTTTCTTCTAGTGACCCACCACCCTCCTCCGCTATTCCTCAGACTCATGCATCTCGGCGCAAGAAGAAGCTTACCTCTTCACAGAGCACCAAAACCACATCCAAATTCAGATCTCCGGTCTCATCAGATGACGAGGACCCTAAAGCAGGCAAAATGGTTCAGGAGATTTGTGCCATCCCTACCATGTTAGACATCTCCTCTCTGCTTACGGTGAAGACTGGATCATCACAGCCCAGTAACAAAAAtagcaagaagaagaaacagcCTTCAGACGCACCTTTTGGGACGTCTACAAATAACATGGAATCGGTTATCACCGTGGCTCACAAAGAAAATGTACCCGAGGCCAAACCACCAGACCACCTTCCTAAAGGCACTGTGGTCCCCAAATCAAATATGTTCATAAATGGATTCAGGGAGAAATCTAAGGAAACTAAGGACCCCATCATTCCCGAAGAGCCTCCTGCCCCTAAAAAGCAGCCTCTCTCTGAACCACCTGCTGTACCTGCAGAAGAGGATTTCCCTGCTCTTATTACTAAGAAACCTCCACCTG gatttaaaaacacattttccgTGAAGAACGTTCAGACAGtgctgcctcctcctcctcctcctggccTTGGGCCTGTGATCAGCAAGCCTCCTCCAGGGTTCACTGGTGTCCTGCTCAACAATAACATAGCAGAACGCTCAGTGCCAGTGACTAACAG ACCAGCTTCCTCACACGGAACATACCACATGCCTGAAAACTTCAAGCAGAGGAACATGGAGCTTATTCAGTCAATACAGAACTTCCTTCAGAATGATGAATCCAAGTTCACTgaatttaaaaattattcagGCCAGTTCAGACAG GGTTTAATTTCTGCTGCTCAGTACCACAAAAGCTGCCACGAGCTGCTGGGGGAAAACTTCAGCAGGGTCTTCAACGAGTTACTGGTTCTTCTtccagacacacaaaaacaacaggaGCTTCTCACTGCCCATACAGACTTTAAAGCCATGGAGAAACAGCAGCTAGGCTTAAAaggcaagaaaaacaaaaagaaagcctGGCAAACATGTACCTCTAACAACAGTCTAGACTTGGACTGCGAAGTGTGTTATATCTGCAAGCAGGTACTGGCTCCAAAAGACTCCAGTGCTCATAAGACCCTGCATATCGGAGAAGACGACTTTCCTTCTCTCCAGGCCATAAGCAAGATTATCAGTTAA
- the znf598 gene encoding E3 ubiquitin-protein ligase ZNF598 isoform X1, translating into MESTMKKEAENVCVLCCQDIDIFAVGKCDHPVCYRCSTKMRVLCEQKYCAVCRVELDKVIFVRKLQPFPAVTPHEYQSERKYDIYFADGKIFAQFRKILLSECPQCPEAKVFSKFEELEHHMRKQHELFCCKLCAKHLKIFPYERKWYNRKELARHRTQGDPDDTSHRGHPLCKFCDDRYLDNDELLKHLRRDHYFCHFCDADGAQEYYCDYRDLSDHFRERHFLCEEGRCSTEQFTHAFRTEIDYKAHKAAAHSKNRAEARQNRQIDIQFNYALRQQRRNDGLVSADDYEEVDRFNRQGRSGRGRPQGVHQNVRSWRYNREEEDKDLAAAIQASQAARRQAERGQVHERVQKPRKEEPVESDELRANRGAVKPPIDMQGRLMKNNVPMKVEDFPVLRAGASPPPIQNMVKPTPVSLKEDDFPSLVHSGTMGSAPMTPAYVPQARKPSSFQEEDFPALVSKIKPHKPQENTTSAWSQVGSKAGVLHNNKPVVLPTKMHSHSANVFSSSDPPPSSAIPQTHASRRKKKLTSSQSTKTTSKFRSPVSSDDEDPKAGKMVQEICAIPTMLDISSLLTVKTGSSQPSNKNSKKKKQPSDAPFGTSTNNMESVITVAHKENVPEAKPPDHLPKGTVVPKSNMFINGFREKSKETKDPIIPEEPPAPKKQPLSEPPAVPAEEDFPALITKKPPPGFKNTFSVKNVQTVLPPPPPPGLGPVISKPPPGFTGVLLNNNIAERSVPVTNRPASSHGTYHMPENFKQRNMELIQSIQNFLQNDESKFTEFKNYSGQFRQGLISAAQYHKSCHELLGENFSRVFNELLVLLPDTQKQQELLTAHTDFKAMEKQQLGLKGKKNKKKAWQTCTSNNSLDLDCEVCYICKQVLAPKDSSAHKTLHIGEDDFPSLQAISKIIS; encoded by the exons ATGGAGTCAACGATGAAGAAGGAAGCCGAGAATGTTTGTGTGCTCTGCTGCCAAGATATTGATATTTTCGCCGTTGGGAAATGTGACCACCCGGTGTGTTACCGGTGCTCCACCAAGATGCGGGTGTTGTGCGAGCAGAAATACTGCGCCGTCTGTCGTGTGGAGCTGGACAAG GTTATATTTGTTAGAAAACTTCAACCCTTCCCTGCTGTCACTCCGCATGAATACCAGTCTGAGAGGAAATACGACATCTACTTTGCTGATGGAAAAATCTTTGCACAGTTCAG GAAGATTTTGCTTTCCGAATGTCCGCAATGTCCTGAAGCCAAAGTGTTCTCCAAATTTGAGGAGCTGGAGCATCATATGCGGAAGCAGCATGAGCTCTTTTGCTGCAAATTATGTGCTAAGCACTTGAAG ATATTCCCTTATGAGAGGAAGTGGTACAACCGCAAAGAACTGGCTCGACATCGGACGCAAGGGGACCCGGACGACACGTCTCATCGTGGCCATCCGCTCTGTAAATTTTGCGATGACCGATATCTGGATAATGACGAACTGCTTAAACACTTAAGGCGTGACCACtacttttgccatttttgtgATGCAGATGGAGCACAAGAATACTATTG TGATTACCGTGATCTCAGCGATCACTTCAGAGAAAGACATTTTCTGTGCGAGGAAGGTCGCTGCAGTACAGAGCAGTTCACACATGCCTTCCGGACAGAGATCGACTACAAAGCCCATAAAGCTGCTGCTCACAGTAAGAACCGGGCTGAGGCCCGCCAAAACCGGCAGATTGACATACAGTTCAACTACGCCCTACGCCAGCAGAGAAGGAACGATG gtcTAGTGAGTGCTGATGATTATGAGGAAGTCGATCGGTTCAACAGACAAGGGCGCTCTGGAAGAGGAAGACCCCAGGGGGTTCACCAGAATGTAAGAAGCTGGAGGTACAATAG agaggaagaggacaaGGACCTGGCTGCTGCTATTCAGGCCTCACAGGCTGCACGCcgacaggcagagagaggaCAAGTTCACGAGAGAGTCCAAAAACCACGCAAAGAGGAGCCGGTGGAGAGCGATGAGTTAAGAGCCAATCGGGGTGCAGTCAAACCTCCTATTGACATGCAAG gTCGCTTGATGAAGAACAATGTCCCAATGAAGGTTGAAGACTTCCCAGTATTAAGAGCTGGAGCATCACCACCGCCTATTCAGAA CATGGTGAAACCCACTCCTGTCTCATTGAAAGAAGATGATTTCCCTAGCCTGGTGCATTCTGGCACAATGGGTTCAGCCCCAATGACCCCAGCATATGTGCCACAAGCTAGAAAACCTTCTTCTTTCCAAGAGGAGGACTTCCCTGCACTTGTCTCAAAGATCAAACCTCATAAGCCTCAGGAGAATACAACATCCGCTTGGTCGCAAGTAGGAAGTAAAGCTGGTGTACTCCATAATAATAAGCCTGTGGTTCTGCCGACGAAGATGCACTCGCACTCCGCCAATGTGTTTTCTTCTAGTGACCCACCACCCTCCTCCGCTATTCCTCAGACTCATGCATCTCGGCGCAAGAAGAAGCTTACCTCTTCACAGAGCACCAAAACCACATCCAAATTCAGATCTCCGGTCTCATCAGATGACGAGGACCCTAAAGCAGGCAAAATGGTTCAGGAGATTTGTGCCATCCCTACCATGTTAGACATCTCCTCTCTGCTTACGGTGAAGACTGGATCATCACAGCCCAGTAACAAAAAtagcaagaagaagaaacagcCTTCAGACGCACCTTTTGGGACGTCTACAAATAACATGGAATCGGTTATCACCGTGGCTCACAAAGAAAATGTACCCGAGGCCAAACCACCAGACCACCTTCCTAAAGGCACTGTGGTCCCCAAATCAAATATGTTCATAAATGGATTCAGGGAGAAATCTAAGGAAACTAAGGACCCCATCATTCCCGAAGAGCCTCCTGCCCCTAAAAAGCAGCCTCTCTCTGAACCACCTGCTGTACCTGCAGAAGAGGATTTCCCTGCTCTTATTACTAAGAAACCTCCACCTG gatttaaaaacacattttccgTGAAGAACGTTCAGACAGtgctgcctcctcctcctcctcctggccTTGGGCCTGTGATCAGCAAGCCTCCTCCAGGGTTCACTGGTGTCCTGCTCAACAATAACATAGCAGAACGCTCAGTGCCAGTGACTAACAG ACCAGCTTCCTCACACGGAACATACCACATGCCTGAAAACTTCAAGCAGAGGAACATGGAGCTTATTCAGTCAATACAGAACTTCCTTCAGAATGATGAATCCAAGTTCACTgaatttaaaaattattcagGCCAGTTCAGACAG GGTTTAATTTCTGCTGCTCAGTACCACAAAAGCTGCCACGAGCTGCTGGGGGAAAACTTCAGCAGGGTCTTCAACGAGTTACTGGTTCTTCTtccagacacacaaaaacaacaggaGCTTCTCACTGCCCATACAGACTTTAAAGCCATGGAGAAACAGCAGCTAGGCTTAAAaggcaagaaaaacaaaaagaaagcctGGCAAACATGTACCTCTAACAACAGTCTAGACTTGGACTGCGAAGTGTGTTATATCTGCAAGCAGGTACTGGCTCCAAAAGACTCCAGTGCTCATAAGACCCTGCATATCGGAGAAGACGACTTTCCTTCTCTCCAGGCCATAAGCAAGATTATCAGTTAA
- the flii gene encoding protein flightless-1 homolog, which produces MAATGVLPFIRGVDLSGNDFKGGYFPEHVKSMTSLRWLKLNRTGICYLPEELSSLQKLEHLSVSHNSLTTLHGELSSLPNLRAVVARANNLKNSGVPDDIFNLDDLSVLDLSFNQLTEIPRDLEKSRNMLVLNLSHNSIDNIPNQLFINLTDLLYLDLSDNKLDSLPPQMRRLVHLQTLILNNNPLMHAQLRQLPAMVALQTLHLRNTQRTQSNMPTSLEGLTHLADVDLSCNDLNRVPECLYSLASLKRLNLSSNQISELSLCIDQWTQLETLNLSRNQLTSLPSAICKLSKLKKLYLNSNKLDFDGVPSGVGKLSSLVEFMAANNNLELIPEGLCRCTKLKKLVLNKNRLVTLPEAVHYLTDLDVLDVRENPNLVMPPKPVDRGAEWYNIDFSLQNQLRLAGASPATVAAAGGGNSPRDPMARKMRLRRRKDSTQDDQAKQVLKGMSDVAQEKNKSIQENSDMKFSDLKSKRWAKNLEKPPLNYSEIFLEDVGQVPGVSVWQIENFLPVLVDEAFHGKFYEADSYIILKTFLDENGALNWQIFYWIGQEATLDKKAGSAIHAVNLRNFLGAECRTIREEMGDESEEFTAVFDNEISYIEGGTASGFYTVEDSQYTTRLYRVYGKKNIKLESVPLKAASLDPRFVFLLDAGLEIFVWRGSNATLSNTTKARLFAEKINKNERKGKSEITSLMQNQEPPEFWEILGGQPEEIKKHVPDEFSPVRPKLYKVGLGLGYLELPQINYKLSVEHKDKLKLDVLPELRLLQSLLDTKGVYILDCWSEVFIWIGRKSPRLVRAAALKLGQELCSMLHRPKHAVVIRNLEGTECQVFKSKFKNWDDVLKVDYTRNAESVKQSDGLSGKVKKDAEPKNQMKADLTALFLPRQPPMPLSEAEQMMEEWNEDLDGMEGFVLEGKKFARLPEEEFGNFYTQDCYVFLCRYWVPVEYEEDKEKDKGDDGEGEDEDKQPEEDFQCVVYFWQGREASNMGWLTFTFSLQKKFESLFPGKLEVVRMTQQQENLKFLSHFKRKFIIHKGKRKLKVDNVQPSLYHIRTNGSALCTRTIQISTDSSNLNSEFCFILKVPFESTDNQGIVYTWVGRAADPDEAKLAEDIMNSMFDDTYSKQVINEGEEPENFFWVGIGSQKPYDEDAQYMKYARLFRCSNEKGYFSISEKCSDFCQDDLADDDIMLLDNGKEVYMWVGTQTSQVEIKLSLKACQVYIQHMRSKDAEHPRKLRLVRKGNEPHCFTRCFHAWSTFRTVLA; this is translated from the exons ATGGCTGCCACCGGAGTTCTCCCCTTTATCAGGGGAGTAGACTTAAGTGGGAATGATTTTAAA GGAGGATATTTTCCTGAACATGTTAAATCTATGACCAGTTTGAGATGGCTGAAACTCAACAGAACTGGGATTTGTTATCTTCCAGAAGAACTTTCCTCTCTGCAGAAACTG GAGCATTTGTCAGTGAGCCACAACAGTCTAACAACGCTACATGGAGAGCTCTCGAGCCTTCCGAACCTACGG GCAGTTGTGGCTAGGGCAAACAACCTGAAGAACTCAGGAGTTCCAGATGATATTTTTAATCTGGATGACCTCTCAGTACTG GACCTGAGCTTCAATCAGTTGACTGAAATTCCAAGAGATCTGGAGAAATCTAGAAATATGCTGGTTCTTAACCTCAGTCATAACAG CATTGACAACATACCAAATCAGCTGTTCATTAACCTCACCGATCTCCTCTATCTGGATCTGAGTGACAATAAGTTGGACAGCCTTCCCCCTCAGATGAGACGTCTGGTACATCTTCAGACGCTCATTCTCAACAATAATCCCCTAATGCACGCACAGTTAAG ACAACTTCCAGCAATGGTAGCCCTTCAGACTCTTCATTTAAGAAACACACAACGCACTCAAAGTAACATGCCGACAAGTCTTGAAGGCCTCACTCATTTAGCAG ATGTGGATCTGTCCTGCAATGATCTGAATCGGGTGCCGGAATGTTTATACTCCTTGGCCAGTTTAAAACGCCTTAATCTGAGTAGTAATCAGATCTCCGAGCTATCACTGTGTATAGATCAGTGGACCCAGCTAGAGACTCTGAACCTGTCCAGGAACCAGCTCACGTCATTGCCC TCTGCTATTTGCAAATTATCCAAACTGAAGAAGCTGTATTTGAACTCAAACAAGCTTGATTTTGATGGAGTGCCATCTGGTGTTGGGAAGCTGTCCAGTCTGGTGGAGTTCATGGCAGCTAATAATAATCTGGAGCTTATTCCAGAGGGTCTCTGCAG GTGCACAAAACTAAAGAAATTGGTTTTAAACAAGAACAGGCTTGTGACGTTACCCGAGGCAGTCCATTACCTTACCGATTTAGAC gTTTTGGACGTTCGTGAAAATCCAAACCTGGTTATGCCGCCCAAGCCTGTGGACAGAGGAGCTGAATGGTACAACATAGACTTCTCTTTGCAAAACCAGTTGCGATTGGCTGGTGCATCACCAGCGACCGTGGCTGCAGCAGGTGGAG GAAATAGTCCAAGAGATCCAATGGCCAGAAAGATGAGGTTACGGCGACGGAAGGATTCCACACAGGATGACCAAGCAAAACAGGTGCTGAAAGGCATGTCTGATGTAGCCCAGGAGAAGAACAAATCTATTCAG GAGAACAGTGACATGAAATTCTCTGACCTGAAGTCCAAACGCTGGGCTAAGAACCTCGAGAAACCTCCACTTAACTATTCTGAGATCTTTTTGGAAGACGTGGGTCAGGTTCCTGGAGTGTCTGTGTGGCAGATCGAGAACTTCTTGCCTGTTCTGGTGGATGAAGCTTTCCATGGAAAGTTCTATGAGGCAGACTCTTACATTATCCTGAAG ACTTTCCTAGATGAGAACGGAGCTTTAAACTGGCAGATCTTTTATTGGATTGGTCAGGAGGCCACCTTGGATAAGAAAGCGGGCTCTGCTATCCATGCTGTTAATCTTCGCAATTTCCTGGGGGCTGAGTGTAGGACTATACGAGAGGAAATGGGGGACGAAAGTGAAGAATTTACTGCG GTGTTTGACAATGAAATTTCCTACATAGAAGGAGGAACCGCTAGTGGATTCTACACAGTGGAGGattcacaatacacaacaag ACTTTATCGTGTATATGGGAAGAAGAACATCAAACTGGAGTCTGTGCCTCTAAAGGCAGCCTCTCTCGATCCTCG GTTTGTTTTCTTGCTGGATGCTGGGCTTGAAATATTTGTGTGGAGAGGATCCAATGCCACCCTTAGCAACACTACAAAAGCCAG ATTATTTGCAGAGAAGATAAacaagaatgaaagaaagggaaaatCAGAGATCACTTCATTGATGCAGAATCAGGAACCTCCAGAGTTTTGGGAAATTCTTGGTGGACAGCCAGAGGAAATCAAGAAACATGTTCCAGATGAATTTTCTCCAGTACGACCTAAACTCTACAAG GTTGGTCTGGGTTTGGGTTATCTTGAACTTCCTCAAATCAACTACAAGCTTTCAGTTGAGCATAAGGACAAACTCAAACTTGACGTGCTTCCCGAGCTCAGACTG CTGCAGAGCCTTCTAGACACTAAAGGTGTATATATACTGGATTGTTGGTCTGAAGTGTTCATTTGGATTGGACGCAAGTCCCCTCGTCTGGTAAGAGCAGCTGCACTGAAATTAGGCCAGGAGCTGTGCAGCATGCTCCATCGACCAAAACACGCCGTGGTCATCCGCAACCTGGAGGGTACCGAATGCCAG GTCTTCAAATCCAAGTTTAAGAACTGGGATGATGTGCTGAAGGTGGACTACACCAGGAATGCAGAGAGTGTTAAGCAGAGTGATGGCCTGTCTGGAAAGGTGAAGAAGGATGCTGAGCCAAAGAACCAGATGAAGGCTGATCTGACTGCACTCTTCCTGCCCAGGCAGCCACCAATGCCCCTATCTGAG GCTGAACAAATGATGGAAGAATGGAACGAGGACCTGGATGGTATGGAAGGATTTGTTTTGGAAGGTAAAAAGTTTGCCCGTCTGCCAGAAGAGGAGTTTGGTAACTTCTACACACAAGACTGCTATGTGTTTCTCTGCAG GTACTGGGTGCCGGTTGAGTATGAGGAGGACAAAGAGAAAGATAAGGGTGATGATGGAGAAGGAGAGGATGAGGACAAGCAACCTGAAGAGGACTTCCAGTGTGTGGTTTACTTCTGGCAAGGTCGTGAGGCGTCCAACATGGGCTGGCTAACGTTCACATTCAGTTTGCAGAAGAAGTTTGAGAGCCTTTTCCCTGGCAAGCTGGAg GTTGTTCGGATGACCCAGCAGCAGGAGAACCTCAAGTTCTTGTCACACTTCAAGAGGAAGTTCATTATCCACAAAGGAAAGAGGAAGCTTAAGGTGGACAATGTGCAGCCCAGTCTGTACCATATCAGGACAAATGGAAGTGCACTCTGCACCAG AACTATCCAGATTTCAACAGACTCCAGTAACCTTAACTCTGAGTTCTGCTTCATCCTGAAG GTGCCATTTGAGAGTACAGACAACCAGGGGATCGTGTATACCTGGGTTGGCCGAGCAGCAGACCCAGACGAGGCTAAGCTGGCAGAGGATATAATGAACTCAATGTTTGATGATACCTACAGCAAGCAG GTAATAAATGAGGGAGAGGAACCAGAAAACTTCTTCTGGGTTGGCATTGGCTCACAGAAACCATATGACGAAGATGCACAATACATGAAATATGCCAGACTATTTAG GTGCTCCAATGAGAAAGGTTACTTTTCTATATCAGAGAAATGCTCTGACTTCTGTCAAGATGATTTGGCTGATGATGACATCATGCTCCTGGACAATGGAAAAGAA GTGTACATGTGGGTTGGCACCCAGACAAGCCAAGTGGAGATCAAACTGAGTCTAAAGGCTTGTCAG GTCTATATTCAGCATATGAGGTCCAAGGATGCGGAGCACCCGAGGAAACTGCGCCTGGTGCGCAAAGGCAACGAACCTCATTGCTTTACACGCTGTTTCCACGCCTGGAGCACATTCAGGACAGTGCTCGcataa
- the mgmt gene encoding methylated-DNA--protein-cysteine methyltransferase has translation MQKQRNACVLQSVCVESPVGELLLSGCEKGIHTITITMETEHRSGLISDQAELNPELQQCVTWLQSYFRSAQSVSSLPFPALHHPMLQGDSFTAHVLRILQSRVRVGQTVSYKELSEMAGNPKACRAVGSIMRRNPVPLIVPCHRVLCSSGQSGRYMAGKGDDIKLWLLSHEGKKGLT, from the exons atgcagaaacAGCG aaacgCGTGTGTgttgcagagtgtgtgtgtggagtctccTGTGGGAGAGCTTCTCCTGAGCGGCTGTGAGAAAGGAATACACACCATCACTATTACTATGGAAACAGAACAtag gtctggGCTCATTTCAGACCAGGCAGAACTGAACCCGGAGCTTCAGCAGTGTGTTACGTGGCTCCAGAGTTACTTTCGTTCTGCACAGTCAGTGAGCTCTCTTCCGTTTCCTGCCTTACATCACCCAATGTTGCAGGGAG ACTCCTTCACTGCACATGTGCTAAGGATATTGCAGTCAAGGGTACGAGTGGGACAAACCGTCTCCTACAAGGAGCTCAGCGAGATGGCCGGAAACCCGAAGGCTTGTCGAGCAGTGGGCAGCATTATGAGGAGAAATCCG GTTCCTCTGATTGTGCCCTGTCATCGTGTGCTGTGTAGCTCAGGTCAGAGTGGCAGATATATGGCAGGCAAAGGAGATGATATTAAACTGTGGCTGCTCTCTCATGAAGGGAAGAAGGGTTTGACCTAA